In a single window of the Rhodopirellula bahusiensis genome:
- a CDS encoding HlyD family secretion protein: MSLVNNNESTPTMTEDEQSATAKASPESTTAAPSTTPSSTTPSSTEPTRSPYEHGIEVDTSASDSNTVQLIDSSNVLPWLMFNVGVPLLLLAGAAGLVVFLGAVQPSTRPPADTSLAGRLQALPAVDVVPTQSLADSGQTLHLNTDGTVVPFREVVLATEVAGRIIDKSPQCEAGQYVTAGTVLMRIDPTDYELTVRRLEQTQQSEYETINEIDQELINSNRLLEIADADIELQSREVKRLDSLPEDFAARRDVDAARRAVLQAEQQKVTYQNQIDLLKKRRARLELAEQLAATQLKQARIDLQRTEIKAPIDGVIASEQAELNTFVARGNPVVTMEDTSKVEVATSLRTDQLYWVLNQKKSESPIEELNAPANGAHRGYKLPPTEVKVKYQLSGRDDVTYVWDGQLIGYDGIGLDEQTRTVPVRVVVDQPQMFELQRRSDDGTTKRVTGEDVVSAGPTALVRGMFVRLQLQLHPAVPLVIFPSEALKPGNRVWEFIPDDSVLDVEETEDQTADADASDSAKTPEADIAQTDDAEPTDSESDDEETESDAEPEVAFVPEDWSAGRLVIRHDVRPIDLLSSIGGSSDLWICEVPDQSITGNSFVVVSPLGSIEADTFPVRAPKENLTPPTDTDSDSPSASALTEL; encoded by the coding sequence ATGTCTCTTGTCAACAATAACGAGTCGACACCCACGATGACCGAAGACGAACAATCCGCGACGGCCAAAGCCTCGCCGGAGTCGACGACCGCGGCGCCATCCACCACGCCCTCATCCACCACGCCCTCATCCACCGAACCGACGCGATCGCCATACGAACATGGCATCGAAGTCGATACGTCTGCGAGCGATTCCAACACGGTCCAGTTGATCGACTCCTCCAACGTGCTTCCTTGGTTGATGTTCAACGTCGGCGTTCCCTTGCTCTTGCTCGCCGGAGCAGCCGGCTTGGTCGTCTTCCTCGGCGCCGTGCAACCCTCCACGCGTCCGCCCGCCGACACATCGTTGGCCGGACGACTGCAAGCCTTGCCCGCCGTCGACGTCGTGCCAACTCAGTCACTCGCCGACAGTGGCCAAACGTTGCACCTCAACACCGACGGCACGGTCGTCCCGTTTCGAGAAGTCGTCTTGGCAACCGAAGTCGCCGGCCGCATCATCGACAAATCTCCGCAATGCGAAGCCGGCCAATACGTCACCGCCGGCACCGTGCTGATGCGAATCGATCCGACCGATTACGAACTCACCGTCCGTCGTTTGGAACAGACACAGCAATCTGAATACGAAACGATCAACGAAATCGATCAAGAGCTGATCAACTCCAACCGGTTGCTGGAAATCGCCGACGCCGACATCGAACTTCAAAGCCGCGAAGTCAAACGTCTCGATTCATTGCCCGAAGACTTTGCCGCTCGTCGTGACGTCGACGCGGCCCGTCGAGCTGTCTTGCAAGCCGAGCAGCAAAAGGTGACTTACCAAAACCAAATCGACTTGCTGAAGAAACGCCGAGCTCGACTGGAGTTGGCTGAGCAACTGGCGGCGACGCAATTGAAACAAGCTCGAATCGATTTGCAACGCACCGAGATCAAAGCCCCGATCGACGGAGTCATCGCCAGCGAACAAGCCGAGCTGAACACGTTCGTCGCCCGAGGCAATCCCGTCGTCACGATGGAAGACACATCCAAAGTCGAAGTCGCGACCAGCCTGCGAACCGACCAACTGTACTGGGTGCTGAACCAGAAAAAATCGGAGTCACCCATCGAAGAGCTCAACGCGCCCGCCAACGGTGCTCATCGCGGATACAAGTTGCCGCCGACGGAAGTGAAGGTGAAGTATCAACTGTCCGGACGAGACGATGTGACCTATGTCTGGGACGGCCAACTGATCGGTTACGACGGCATTGGATTGGACGAGCAAACTCGGACCGTTCCCGTTCGCGTCGTCGTCGACCAACCCCAAATGTTTGAACTCCAACGTCGCAGCGACGATGGGACGACAAAACGAGTCACTGGCGAAGACGTTGTGTCCGCCGGCCCAACTGCTCTGGTTCGCGGCATGTTCGTTCGACTGCAGTTGCAACTGCACCCCGCCGTGCCACTCGTGATCTTCCCATCCGAAGCTCTCAAACCAGGCAATCGCGTTTGGGAATTCATCCCGGACGATTCGGTGTTGGATGTTGAGGAGACCGAAGATCAAACCGCCGATGCCGACGCATCCGATTCAGCAAAAACTCCTGAAGCGGACATCGCACAAACCGATGATGCGGAGCCAACTGATTCAGAATCAGACGACGAAGAGACTGAATCCGACGCGGAACCCGAAGTCGCTTTTGTGCCTGAAGATTGGTCCGCGGGACGCTTGGTGATTCGTCACGATGTTCGTCCCATCGATTTGCTCTCCTCGATCGGCGGAAGCTCTGACCTTTGGATCTGCGAAGTTCCCGATCAATCAATCACCGGCAACAGTTTTGTTGTTGTCTCGCCGCTCGGCAGCATCGAAGCGGACACGTTCCCGGTTCGTGCGCCGAAGGAGAACCTCACTCCACCCACCGACACCGATTCGGATTCACCGTCGGCCTCAGCACTCACCGAATTGTGA
- a CDS encoding CerR family C-terminal domain-containing protein, with product MPDSLASATTDPTQRLLSAAGPVFAERGFDRATVREIANIADVNVAAVSYYFGDKMGLYRAVITAIREKRERAYPTPEVGKKTPQQDLELLIRTLLSRMLAADESGWEAMLMMREMQHPTPAFEDMIRGYFKPLYDALCKTIESLLPPADAKSNWQTDALVPQLALGVVGQCLHYRIGHPVMAHLISPELIETHYGLESLCRQITASTLAACGDQNVIDQHKLLKPSPLNEPQDVSCQQ from the coding sequence ATGCCTGATTCTCTCGCTTCCGCGACTACCGATCCGACTCAACGGCTGTTGAGTGCGGCTGGTCCCGTGTTTGCCGAGCGTGGATTCGATCGCGCCACCGTCCGTGAAATCGCCAACATCGCCGACGTCAACGTGGCCGCTGTCAGCTACTACTTCGGCGACAAGATGGGCCTGTACCGAGCCGTCATCACCGCCATTCGAGAAAAACGCGAACGAGCCTATCCGACTCCCGAGGTCGGAAAGAAGACGCCGCAACAGGATCTCGAACTGCTGATCCGCACCCTGCTTTCGCGAATGCTTGCCGCGGATGAATCCGGCTGGGAAGCGATGCTGATGATGCGTGAGATGCAACATCCCACGCCAGCATTCGAAGACATGATTCGCGGTTACTTCAAACCGCTCTACGACGCGTTGTGCAAAACCATCGAATCATTGCTGCCACCTGCGGATGCAAAATCAAACTGGCAAACCGACGCCCTTGTCCCGCAGTTGGCTCTCGGCGTCGTAGGACAATGCCTCCACTATCGGATTGGCCATCCCGTGATGGCTCATTTGATTTCGCCCGAATTGATTGAAACCCACTACGGATTGGAATCGTTGTGCCGCCAAATCACCGCGTCGACCTTGGCAGCGTGTGGCGACCAAAACGTGATCGATCAACACAAGCTTCTCAAACCATCGCCGCTCAACGAGCCTCAAGATGTCTCTTGTCAACAATAA
- a CDS encoding S8 family peptidase produces MSNPSHSPSNPIATDSDALELPSPAIQPCEERLALSASLMGAWLADWADPTQPLPACPADEWLAPVADATDAANIPIAPAIVPTADSSGLASEDSLPIGPVLPGTSTDGVPSSSVANAALSGQTGLNFDNLIDGQSSGSLLDQAQSLREDGGLLADDAEAGAWDGSGQTIAVIDSGIAYDHIALGGGYGPGYRVVGGYDFAENDNDPYDDAPAGYHGSHVAGLIGGDGYLDSGEAFQGLAPGADLVGLRVFDDAGNGNLQWIESALQWVIENHDTFENPITTVNMSLGTELTDANRFDAMAMLEDELQTLYENDIMVFAAAGNSYATMDHEASDALMYPASSQYVVGVGSVDANNLLSNFSQREDGILTTGGQAVRSSVPEHVYGADGFANDYALLSGTSMASPQIAGASVLVRQAMTDAGMSPTVDSILARLNDTADQHTDPVTGIQYKTLNLEAALAFAVPEPEPAPTPEPAPTPEPAPTPEPSLTPDPTPTPEPTPPANTSLSGYQGTSGSDEVELDLRNLSSAVNGGVDGETLFSDANGNYTLDTTETIVIDGGAGGDTLRIMGSAEAESLLLRPPTNEDGISRLTFLGGVIEIRGFENISFVGGGGLDLATMYDSTGDDVLNASSQSARMSGVGFEFRVDNVPKLFAHATAGGEDSAHLNDSSGDDRLVIRPQFSSLRSDTQTQAVFGFERVYAYAEAGGHDTADLGDSAADDVMSISQTQATISSSGYRATAIGFDDVTAKASAGGEDTVRIYVTQPGGTWHTTDSLTQWNGSDGTSRIARGFEHSETFERFETSAQSTSEPLAADHAQPNPTAASAPQAEQPTTKPLANPFDEDAHRDALRRMFETL; encoded by the coding sequence ATGTCCAATCCATCCCACTCGCCATCGAATCCAATCGCAACGGATTCCGACGCCCTGGAACTGCCATCGCCGGCGATCCAGCCCTGCGAAGAACGATTGGCTCTGTCGGCTTCCTTGATGGGAGCTTGGCTGGCGGATTGGGCCGACCCGACGCAGCCGCTGCCGGCCTGCCCCGCCGACGAGTGGCTCGCCCCCGTCGCCGATGCGACTGACGCTGCGAACATCCCGATTGCTCCGGCGATCGTCCCCACCGCGGACTCATCGGGCCTCGCATCGGAGGATTCGCTTCCCATCGGACCGGTGCTTCCCGGCACCTCGACCGATGGTGTGCCAAGTTCTTCCGTCGCCAACGCGGCCCTCAGCGGACAAACCGGGCTGAATTTCGACAATCTCATCGACGGGCAATCGTCAGGTTCGCTCCTCGATCAAGCTCAATCATTGCGGGAAGACGGTGGGCTGCTCGCGGACGATGCCGAAGCAGGAGCCTGGGACGGAAGCGGGCAAACCATCGCGGTCATCGACAGCGGAATCGCCTATGACCACATCGCACTCGGCGGAGGCTACGGGCCCGGCTACCGAGTCGTCGGCGGCTACGATTTCGCCGAAAACGACAACGACCCGTACGACGATGCTCCAGCCGGGTACCACGGATCGCACGTGGCCGGTTTGATCGGAGGAGACGGCTACCTGGATTCTGGCGAAGCGTTTCAAGGCCTCGCCCCCGGAGCCGACTTGGTTGGCCTCCGAGTCTTCGACGATGCCGGGAACGGAAACCTGCAGTGGATCGAGTCCGCCCTGCAGTGGGTGATCGAAAACCACGACACGTTCGAAAACCCAATCACCACCGTCAACATGTCGCTCGGCACCGAGCTCACCGACGCGAATCGATTCGACGCGATGGCGATGTTAGAAGACGAACTGCAAACGCTGTACGAAAACGACATCATGGTGTTTGCCGCGGCGGGCAATTCCTACGCGACGATGGATCACGAAGCGTCCGACGCGCTGATGTACCCCGCATCCAGTCAGTACGTCGTGGGAGTCGGGTCAGTCGACGCGAACAACCTGCTCAGCAATTTTTCGCAGCGTGAAGACGGGATCCTAACCACGGGCGGGCAAGCCGTTCGAAGCAGCGTTCCCGAACATGTTTATGGCGCAGATGGCTTCGCCAACGACTACGCTCTTCTGAGCGGAACAAGCATGGCCAGCCCGCAGATCGCCGGTGCTTCCGTGTTGGTTCGCCAGGCCATGACGGACGCGGGCATGTCACCGACCGTCGACTCCATCCTGGCTCGCCTGAACGACACCGCCGATCAACACACCGATCCCGTCACCGGCATCCAGTACAAAACGTTGAACCTGGAAGCAGCACTGGCTTTTGCCGTGCCCGAACCGGAACCTGCTCCAACGCCGGAACCTGCTCCAACGCCGGAACCTGCTCCAACGCCGGAACCTTCCCTAACTCCAGACCCCACGCCGACGCCGGAACCGACCCCACCAGCAAACACGTCGCTCAGCGGTTACCAAGGCACATCGGGTTCCGATGAAGTCGAATTGGACTTGCGAAACCTATCGTCAGCCGTCAACGGCGGCGTCGATGGCGAAACGTTGTTCTCTGACGCCAACGGCAACTACACGCTCGACACAACGGAAACCATCGTCATCGACGGCGGTGCTGGCGGCGACACCCTTCGCATCATGGGATCCGCGGAAGCCGAAAGTTTGCTGCTACGTCCGCCAACCAACGAAGATGGAATCAGTCGACTCACCTTCCTCGGTGGCGTCATCGAAATTCGCGGCTTCGAGAACATCTCCTTCGTCGGCGGCGGCGGTCTTGATCTCGCGACAATGTACGACAGCACCGGAGACGACGTTCTCAACGCATCCAGCCAATCCGCTCGCATGTCTGGAGTCGGCTTTGAATTTCGCGTCGACAACGTTCCCAAATTGTTTGCCCATGCGACCGCTGGCGGCGAAGATTCCGCACACCTGAATGACTCGTCCGGTGATGATCGCTTGGTCATCCGACCTCAATTCAGCTCGCTCCGCAGTGACACACAAACGCAAGCCGTGTTTGGATTCGAACGAGTCTATGCGTACGCCGAAGCCGGTGGTCACGACACCGCCGACTTGGGCGACTCAGCGGCCGACGACGTGATGTCGATCTCTCAAACCCAAGCCACGATCAGCAGCAGTGGATATCGCGCCACCGCAATTGGTTTTGACGATGTGACCGCGAAAGCATCCGCCGGCGGCGAAGACACTGTGCGAATCTATGTCACGCAACCTGGTGGCACTTGGCACACCACCGACTCGCTCACACAGTGGAATGGATCCGATGGAACCTCGCGGATTGCCCGCGGGTTCGAACACAGCGAAACATTCGAGCGATTCGAAACGTCGGCTCAATCAACGAGCGAACCGCTGGCGGCAGACCACGCTCAACCGAATCCAACCGCCGCGTCCGCACCACAGGCTGAACAACCAACCACCAAACCGCTCGCCAACCCATTCGACGAAGACGCCCATCGCGACGCGCTCCGACGCATGTTCGAAACGCTCTGA